The DNA sequence CAAACGTCAGGGTGCTAAAATGTCGACCTATTTCATCACACAACTGGATATTGGGAATGCGAGTTAGCAAGTACCTGCTTTCAACACAAAAAGAGACCCCAGCAAACGCTGAGGTGGTCAGTCATCAATTAATGCTGCGCGCCGGCATGATACGTCGTAACGCTTCTGGCCTATACAGCTGGTTGCCGTCAGGCTTACGTGTGCTGCGCAAAGTCGAAGCGATCGTTCGCGAAGAGATGAACAATGCAGGTGCTGTAGAGATCTTGATGCCCATGGTGCAACCGGCGGATCTTTGGGTTGAAACCGGCCGTTGGGACAAATTTGGCCCTGAGCTGCTGCGTTTCCAAGACAGACACAACCGCGACTTCGTACTGGGCCCAACCCACGAAGAGGTGATCACCGACATCATTCGTAAAGAGGTTAGCTCTTACAAGCAGCTACCGCTGAACCTGTATCAGATCCAGACCAAGTTCCGTGACGAGGTGCGTCCCCGTTTCGGCGTGATGCGTTCACGCGAGTTCCTGATGAAAGATGCCTACTCTTTCCATCTTGATCAGGAAACCATGGATGATACCTATCAGGCCATGTACACCGCTTACAGCAACATCTTAGGCCGTATGGGTCTGGCCTTCCGTCCGGTATTGGCCGACACAGGTTCTATCGGTGGCAGCATGTCACACGAATTCCACGTGCTGGCCAACAGCGGTGAAGACCTGATCGCCTACTCGACCGAGAGCGACTACGCCGCCAACATCGAGAAGGCCGAGGCGCCAATGCCTACCGAGCCTCGTGGCGCCGCCACCATGGAAATGAGCGTTATCGACACGCCAAACGCCAAGACCATCGAAGAGTTGGTTGAGCAGCACGGTATCGCCATCGAGAAGACCATCAAGACCATTATCGTTAAGGGCGCCAGCGAAGAGGCACCTCTGGTAGCCGTTATCGTTCGTGGCGACCATGAGCTGAACGAAGTCAAAGTCGAGAAGCTCGATGCCGTACTGGCACCGTTTGAGATGGCCGGTGAAGCCGAGATCCGCGACGCACTGGGTGCTGGCCCAGGCTCACTCGGCCCAGTTGGCATGACCATCCCTGTGTATGTGGATCACAGCGTCAACGTCATGAGCGACTTTGCCGCCGGTGCCAACCAAGACGGTAAGCACTATGTGGGCATCAACTGGGAACGCGACCTGCCACAGGCAGAGGTTGCCGACCTGCGTAACGTTATCGAAGGTGAACCTAGCCCATGTGGCAAGGGCACCATCGGCCTGCTACGCGGCATCGAAGTGGGTCACATCTTCCAGCTGGGCACCAACTACTCGAAAGCCATGGGCGCCAGCGTACTGGACGAGAACGGCAAGGCACAGACACTGCTGATGGGTTGTTACGGTGTTGGCGTGAGCCGTATCGTGGCCGCTGCCATCGAGCAGAACCACGACGATCGTGGCATCATCTGGCCAGCTGCCATCGCACCGTTCAAGGTCGGTATCCTGCCGATGAACATGCACAAGTCACATCGCATCAAAGATATGGCCGAGAAGCTCTACAGCGATCTTAGTGATGCCGGCATCGAAGTGCTATTCGACGACCGTAAAGAGCGTCCAGGCGTGATGTTTGCCGACATGGAGCTGATTGGTCTGCCGCACGTCATCGTGATTGGCGAGCGCAACATAGACAACGGCGTATTCGAATACAAGAACCGTCGTACCGGCGAGAAGCAAGAGATCCCATTCGAGGAGATCGTCGACTTCATCAAGTCTGCTAAGTAAGACACATAGCCGCTTTCAAAATAAGCTGCTTACAAGAAAACGCCCGGCAACTGCCGGGCGTTTTTATTATCTACTAAAAAAATAACCAATATTCTAGATATTAACGACTGACCTAGGGCACATCTTCTCGCACCTTAAAGGTGCCAGGGGCCAAAGCATTGATAAGAGATTTAAACAGCCCGCTCCAAAAGATAAGCAAGCCAAACCAGAAGTAGATTAGATAACTGGTTTGAAACTGACGTACCTTAGGCTTCATATATTTATAGGGAAGCAGAGTCTTATTCGCGGCTTTCAGCTGAAGTATCAGTCCAGCTTCATGCCAGATGGCGATCTTCTCTCCCACTTTAAGGCTTTGCGCTAGGCGATGGCACTTGCTCGCGCCGATATTGACGGCATAGAAGTTATCTTGAAAAGAGGTAATTTCCAGGTCGTAAAAAGTCCCCCCCGTCTCCTCATCGATAACCTCGCTACTACGGCACTGGATAGCATCGATAGTGGTCGAGTATTCATGCACGTCTGCCAAATCGGCCACATGATATTTAGGCAATACATAGGCGAAAAAGACGAGGTTAATCATGAAAAATAAAAAGATAAACAAGTATCTAGAGCCCTTGGGGCCATCCGATGCGAACTCAATAAAAACATCGTCCTCATCATCATAAAGCCAATCTGGCGGCCTTTGCCTGCTAGTGGCAACCTCGCCAGCGGCCCTTCTGCGCTTTATCTCATCTGTGAGTTGTTGATACCTATCTGGGTACTGCGCTTTATCTATGTTGTCGTTAACATCAAGCAGCTCATCCAAGGTACACTTCGAATAATCGACTGACACACTATCTCCCTTTACCAATTCCCTTTTCTATTTCCCCTTCCCATTGCCATGTTCTTTTGGCTTTTTCAGCAGCCTTTATCGAGCTTTTAACACCAAGCTCAATAAACTGATTCACTCGTAAAGGCCGGGCTCCCCGACTCACAATGAAGTGACGAACTCATGAAGATCAGACAAGTAATCCCCTTGCAATTAGCAACTAATCCCCCCCAAAACCTAGATGACATGAAACTAATTATTAATCAATATTTTGATGTATTTGAGGCTTACACCAAGCTAAGCCCCAATTGAACATCATCAATGTATCAGAGGTTACCCTAACGATTAAGAGTGAACAGACTGAAAAGGTTTAATATCCATTTGGATTATCTATAACGTACACCCAGCCGTTATTTTGATATTGCATGACTTCAAGCGCTGTCCCCTTTAAATCTGTACCCGAGATTTTCCATTGAGATCTTACTAACGCGATATCGCCATTAATATGAACCGACTTTGACAATGTCTGCATCTCACCTTTGACCCCTAGATATTTTTCCAACTCACTGACAATGGCTTTTCTGCCAATGGCGGCCCGCCCCTTATCATCGAGAATGAATTTCGCGTCGGCAGCGAAAAGCGTCGATAACCCTTGCAGATCTTTGTGCTTAAAGTACTGTGCAAACAACCCATGAAGTTCACTGGGCGTCTGTGGCTTGGGGTACTCAACTGGTGACTCCGCGGCAACACTAAAAGCTAAAAAGACCAAAGCGGTCACTATTATCTTGGCGATTCTCATCTACATCTCCTGAAA is a window from the Shewanella loihica PV-4 genome containing:
- a CDS encoding proline--tRNA ligase: MRVSKYLLSTQKETPANAEVVSHQLMLRAGMIRRNASGLYSWLPSGLRVLRKVEAIVREEMNNAGAVEILMPMVQPADLWVETGRWDKFGPELLRFQDRHNRDFVLGPTHEEVITDIIRKEVSSYKQLPLNLYQIQTKFRDEVRPRFGVMRSREFLMKDAYSFHLDQETMDDTYQAMYTAYSNILGRMGLAFRPVLADTGSIGGSMSHEFHVLANSGEDLIAYSTESDYAANIEKAEAPMPTEPRGAATMEMSVIDTPNAKTIEELVEQHGIAIEKTIKTIIVKGASEEAPLVAVIVRGDHELNEVKVEKLDAVLAPFEMAGEAEIRDALGAGPGSLGPVGMTIPVYVDHSVNVMSDFAAGANQDGKHYVGINWERDLPQAEVADLRNVIEGEPSPCGKGTIGLLRGIEVGHIFQLGTNYSKAMGASVLDENGKAQTLLMGCYGVGVSRIVAAAIEQNHDDRGIIWPAAIAPFKVGILPMNMHKSHRIKDMAEKLYSDLSDAGIEVLFDDRKERPGVMFADMELIGLPHVIVIGERNIDNGVFEYKNRRTGEKQEIPFEEIVDFIKSAK
- a CDS encoding YybH family protein, with product MRIAKIIVTALVFLAFSVAAESPVEYPKPQTPSELHGLFAQYFKHKDLQGLSTLFAADAKFILDDKGRAAIGRKAIVSELEKYLGVKGEMQTLSKSVHINGDIALVRSQWKISGTDLKGTALEVMQYQNNGWVYVIDNPNGY